The DNA sequence AAATATACGTCGGAACTGCCCTAATAGCTCGATCGGTCACTGCCGGTTCAAACCCTCTATAACACGGCCGTAATTTGAGTTCCAAAGCGGTGGTCATGTGCTGgtcatgaaatttttttggcaaaaaggtggttattctccattttggattttggcctcaagagacaaaaaaaaacccaaaaagagtCTCAAGAGGCTTTTAtgagggcaataaattctgcattttcgATGAAACTAAACATGACCCTGAAAATTTTGACATTTTGCATTCAaccattccaaaataattagcaTTTTGAGTTTAGTGAGAAGCTGCAACAAAAAGAAAATGTGGCCAAAGGTATATTAATAAATTCATTTTTAAAGGAAATATTTTTCCAAAATAAACTACAAATACCTAACTTTTGAACTTGCTTCTCAGAAAAAGTTTTTTAATCCATTGTTTTAAACCCGGAGTGTCATGTGAAGGAACATCTGGGTGCGCTTAGACGATGAATCACCTTACTCGTCAATTGCGTATTCAGTATTCACGCGAGAGAGTTGCTAGCGAGCATATTTGCTTATTTGATTGAAAGTATTATCTATAAGAATTATTATATCAATTATGGAAAGTATTTTttaataaacttatttggagatataaatgtAAATACTATTTGctataaatttaatcaaacttGAGCTTTTTTTATTGACACTATGTTGGAATTTTAGTTGGTCTAGGCCCATATAAGAAATTCAGAAATTCCTAATAAATATCAAATGACCATTCATGTGTGCAAAGAGGGTACGAGAGAAACTCTTTAACCCCACCTTACTTGGTGGAAGTGGAAGTAGCCATACTTAGATATGAGAGCCTTTGGTGTGAGGTGGAGAATAGGAAGCCCACGGGTGTGCGCTTGCTCACCTCGTTGGGGCGGGGCGCATGACACCCGTGCATGTGTATGGATGTGTCTATCGAAATTTAGCTCCTCGTCTTGTGGGAGCATAGTCTCTTTTTGgagttttgtttttttggtttcttagcctttaAGTCTGCAAAGTCTTAAATGAATTAAATCTGAAGAGTCCTAGATGATTTAGATCGTGATCGTAACACGAGGTTAGTTAGACGGGACTATATATGTAGCCTATCAGCCACATCAAAACACATCCAATTGAACTAGCTAGGGTTTTGCCTCTGTTGTCGTAGTTTCTCCAGTCCGATCGCTTGTGTGTAACGGTGATCGGACGAGCAGGTCTCTAGAACCTTCGTCCTTGCGATCCTACACCGAGAGAGGACGAATAAGGTTTTTGGGAAGCATTTTCACACGACTACTCCTGATCTTCACAACGGCTCATCTTCCGAAAGCTGCATTGAGACGTCGTCTTCGTCGTCGTCAAGCTCATGACATCTTTAACGGAAACGTTCCTCTGCTGATCATCGACGACCTCGATGACACGTCATCATCACCAACTTCATTGCCATCTGCATCTCCACCACCAATGACTACATCTACAATTAGAAGGTATATATCCCTCATGATCTAATATCGTCATTCGTATTGTTTAATCTGTGTGGTGTATGAGCTATGCTTACACCAGTAATCTTGTTCGTACTATGCAATACGATGCTGGATAATGCTAGTATTCATGCTTTGCTTAATCTAGTTTTTAAGATAATTTATAAATTGTCTAATTATTTAAAACGCAGATCACataattgttttctttttggATAGGAAGAGTATAACCTATATAAGTGATTTGCATCTGATGAATTAGCCATTGTTAAGACCACGGTTGTGCCAGGCGCGCGGCCCTTCTCGATCGTCTGCTGCGTCTCCGTGCGTCGATCGTCACCATGGCCATCCCGGTTGCACGCGTGCACCTCAAGATGGCACACGCAGCTCTCCCGGCGCTGCTCCCGACACCGCCCAAGTGGAAGATGCTCCCGCTGCTGCCGACTCCgtgcgtcgccgccgccgccctccaaGCGAAGGCGCCGCTCGCCAAGCCCAGCCGCCGCGCCGACTCCGACGAGAGGTGGGACGCGCACAAGACCAAGTCAGCTACGACCTCTGCTTCGTCGAACCCTCGTTCCACTTCCGCCGACAGCAGCATCAGGACCACCGCCGCCGGACGCCGATCCTCCCGCAAGAGCGCGACCTCGCCGCCGCCCAAGCCTGGCCGGGCGGATTCCGTGGAGAGGTGGGACGCGCACAAGAAGGCAGCGAGCCCagcttcgtcgtcgtcgtcgtcgtcgtcttcagGCATGTCTTCCCATGTAATAAGCAGCAGCAAGTGGACGATCAGCCGCGCGTCATCGTCTGCAGAGCGCTGGGACGTGCACAAGAAGCATCGCCCGCCGCAGGCCGTGccgctcgacgacggcgagagCAGCAGTACAGGCAGCAACGGCGACATCGacacggaggaggaggaggaggagatagTATGGAAGCCGCGGGCCATGTACGCCGGACCGGGCTTCGCCGTCGCCGCGCCGGAGCCCAGCATGCTTCCCATGCCGACATCGTTCTTGGTTCCCGTTGCATCATAGCGCGCTGTACTACTGCTCGATCGTCTGCTCGAACTCATCGATCGGTTCAGGATTCAGGAGGACTCAGCCACTCAGCCGCTGGTTTCTTCAGCTCCTCAACTAATGATGCTTACGACGTTAGAATTTGAATGCTTTGTGTGTTTTTGTAGGTCTTAGATTTCATCTGAATTTGGTGCCTTTTTGCAAGCTCAGACTGTAATAAGTGGATGCATCCATCTGCAAGTGTCATCTtgaattgttgatttttttttgaataaaactGGAGGGACTCACGTCCCTACAGCACATTTATTGACTTAAATAAACTAAAAGTATAAGAGTGTACAAAAGTGCACAAACTCATAGGGGaattaagaaataaaaaaagaaacgaAGAAAAGAAGGCTCAAAACTGAGCAGGAAAAGGCTAAGACAGACTTGCAATCCATAGGTTAAAAAAAGGTAGTTGTCTTCTCTTCAGTCTAAGTGATAAGCACTGCAGTTCCTCCCTGAAGAAACGTTTCGAAGCATTCAGATTAGGCCCAATTTGTCTAAAGATCAGATCATTTCTGGCCTTCCATATAGTCCAGCACATTAAGATGATTACTTCCACGAAAAAGGGAGTCTGAATCTGGGCCTTGAAGCTTTCTAAGAGTTGGAAGGGATCCAACCTTGGATCAAGTTGGACTTGCAGCCAGCTCCAACATTGGTTTGCGAAAGGACAGTTCAGAAACAAATAAAAGGTTGTCTCCTCAAGAGACCCATTGCAAAGTACACAATTGAAGTTTTGTAGAGCCATGTTCTTTCTTCTTAGAAGTTCCCTTGTGCTTAACCTGTCTTTGATTAACAGCTAGAAAAAGGTCTTATgctttcttgattgattatgtTTAATCAATTTCAGCACTCATCGTGTGTCGTGGGTTCAAAATGAATTACTCATGTCTTTGTCTAATCAAAGAATGGATAGAAGCACAATTTCTGACGGGCTGGGCTTATAAAGCCACGGAAGAGCACATAAACATAAACAAGTCCACAAATTGTACAAACGTAAGCCTATAAggccaaaatttttattttaaaaaaagacCAAATATTTCTAGCAAATTGTCACACGGAAAAAAAGTTCTTTTTACCACTTGAACTGTCACCGTCGTCTGATTTTCTTCACAAACTCTAAAACTGGACATCTTATCTCCTTCTACTCTCATAACCTGTTAAACTACCTAAATGCCTCACATAGAAATAGTTTTCAACTCATCCTTCTTTAGTTAAAAAATTCTAGAAAATACCTAGGATTTTAATCCACGGAAATTGTATAGAGATCCCTAAATATTTCAAGAAGAATCACATAGAGATATAAATCCAAATAAATACCTTGCGAAAATAACTTTTAAAaacttcaaaaaaaatatttaattaCGTACAGATCTCTCACCGATAGATCCAGGTTCAGTTTCAGCTGTTGCCAGACCTACTATAGTATTCTAGTCCTGAACCGTGAGGCGTGAAGGTTTCTGGCGGCTGCATGCTAGCCGGCCTGTGTCATAGGGAATAAAATTTGGAGACAGTTTCAAATAGGGTAGGCCGAAATTTTCGTAGTTTTTTTGCAATTTGGCCCTTTTTTGAAACAATTTTTACAATTAGACCCCTTGCGAAACATTTTTTAAAAATAGACCGTTTTTCGGCGTTCTGGTACAGTACGCCGTGGTATGTGGCTCGGCGTTGTCTGACACAACACCGACGTGGTGCCACGTCATCGACGACCATGGTCGTCGAAAACACGTGGCCGACTACGGCGTTAAATGACCTAGCGCCGAGCCACATACCTCAGCGTTAAATGACCTAGCGCCGAGGTCTGCGGTTGTACACAGCAAGGCCCAATTCGCACGGCGGCCCACATACCTCGGCGTTTTGCCCTTTATCGCCAAGCCTCATAGCTCGGCGTCACACGACTCGACGCCGAGCTCTGACTAACCAGCCCGAGCCAAggccccttcttcttcctctcttcaTTCTTTCTTTGTGCCCATCCCTTTttttctcttcctctctcttcCCACGAACCCTAAATCCTAAAACCAGGCATAGAGGTGTCGGATCGAGGCTTATAACGGTTTCCTAAGGTACTACTCCTTCCTCTCTTCCCTTTCATCCATTAGGATCTTGTTTTAGTGGTGGGTTTTTTATGGAATATGTCATTAATGGTTTGCTTCATGTCATTTGTGAAATGCCTTTTATCCAATGAGTAATTGACTCAAATGCGTGTTTACTATGGTATAGTATGTACGATTTATGTCCTCATTTAGTGTTGTATGTTGTGGATTATGGTTTAGGGTTTGCTACTCTTTAGGGTTTTGCTACTCTTTAGTGCATTGGGCCACTTTGTTAACTTTTTAGTAAGTACGATTCATGTCCTCTCTTAGTGTTGTATGTCTTGGTGTGTTAGATGTGGCATTAGTTATAGTAACACTTGTTTATGTAGATGATGAACCTGCATCGAGTAGAGTATTGgaaaaaacgcggtcgaccgagGGAGCTATATGCGGACGCCTCTTGTGTGGATGCCCCGGTACCTCCGAACCTCCCGGTTCCAAATTGTGATTGTCAAAAGCCAGCAGAAGTGATGCAATCTAGGCATCCTCACACCGCTGCACGGTGTTTCTACACATGTGGCCAATTCAATGTAAGTTTATGAAATTGTGTTTGAATGTTCAAAATGTAGCTTATGGTTGCACCAACGCTTTGCAtgatttatttgtttgtttttctAGGACCATGAGAAGTGCTTCTTCTTCCAGTGGATCGACGGCCCCGACAAGTTTGACCCACGGTTCTTGCTTTTTGCGGGTATTTGCCACGGGAAGTTTCCACGTGATCGCTTCAAACGTtgggtgccgccaccaccaaaCCCCCCACCGATGACTTCTGAGGAGAAGGAAGTAGCTACGACAAGACGCCTTGATGACCCTCCTAAGTGCTTTTGTAGTGACAGAGCTATGGTAGAGCAGACGCGAGGTCTTGAGTTTGTGTGTCCCAACAAGCATCCAATAAGTCACTTTTCCTAGTATACCACTTTTGGTTTCTTACAAGTAATTTATATAGTATGCTCGAAGTCCATTGATTTAGAATTGTGGCAGGATTATTCTATGGAAAAGTGTCGTTTTAGAGAGTGGCTATATGGTCCGAAGTCTCATTGGCtggaagaaaagaagaaaacgaAGGACAGGATTATTACCGCAGCGCCTCCGGTTAAGTGCAAGTGTGGTGTTGAGGCTAGCTACGGCCTAATTCCTTCCGAACTAGGAGTCGGATATTTTTGTGGTCATATGGTAGACTACGATGTGGTGAGATCCTGTTTTTTTTCGATAGTGTTAGAACAACAATATGTGTTCTTACTAATTATCATCTCTTATTCAACATTAGAGCACTAGGAAATGTGACCGGGAGTATTGGCATGGGAAAAGAGACTTCTACCAAACCTGCGAGCAAAAGAAAGCACTAGGCATTAAGCTTCGATGCGGGAACCAGCTGTTGGACAACTATGTGAAGTACTACAAAGAGGACGCACGTCGTGAAGCAAGAGAGGGCCGTCACAATAGCCCTGCAAAAGTAATGTGGGAGAAATGGAGGCTTGAAGGTATCGAGCAAAAAGAAGAGGAGAACTCTTGGAGAGCTGTACTTCAAGAGTATGACGAAATGAAGGGTTTAGAGAAAAGATTGTGTGCTAGTAAGTAATAATAATTTTAATGTCTGTTTCATGTCTTTTGTT is a window from the Sorghum bicolor cultivar BTx623 chromosome 5, Sorghum_bicolor_NCBIv3, whole genome shotgun sequence genome containing:
- the LOC8058556 gene encoding putative protein TPRXL; protein product: MAIPVARVHLKMAHAALPALLPTPPKWKMLPLLPTPCVAAAALQAKAPLAKPSRRADSDERWDAHKTKSATTSASSNPRSTSADSSIRTTAAGRRSSRKSATSPPPKPGRADSVERWDAHKKAASPASSSSSSSSSGMSSHVISSSKWTISRASSSAERWDVHKKHRPPQAVPLDDGESSSTGSNGDIDTEEEEEEIVWKPRAMYAGPGFAVAAPEPSMLPMPTSFLVPVAS